CCCGATCCGCCTAGTCATAGTTGTTACTCAATGCTGAAATCACTTCCGAAGCAGCGACAAACTCAATTTCATTATCACTTTCCCCCGTCAGTGCTGCATCTTTAGCAGCCCTGTCAGCTATTTCATtaccatatatatttttgtgcgCAGGGCACCATGTAAACCTTATTTTATATCCCTTATCTCTAATAGAAATCATCAGTCTTCTAATTTTCTCAAACCATGGGCT
This genomic stretch from Monomorium pharaonis isolate MP-MQ-018 chromosome 4, ASM1337386v2, whole genome shotgun sequence harbors:
- the LOC105840373 gene encoding uncharacterized protein LOC105840373 isoform X3; the protein is MLGQKMVQKLLWKVKAHWWVAQYSKSNLEVMRSSLDLHKNTCKKLSPWFEKIRRLMISIRDKGYKIRFTWCPAHKNIYGNEIADRAAKDAALTGESDNEIEFVAASEVISALSNNYD